A segment of the Lolium perenne isolate Kyuss_39 chromosome 3, Kyuss_2.0, whole genome shotgun sequence genome:
attcgccggcgatcacctcgccggtggtaagtggTTACCGCCGGCACCTTCCGTTTCGCCAGCGGTAACGTGACATTATCCCCGGCACTTTAGTGTATTTGACGGCGGTATTTGTTACCCCTGGCGTCTAGCCTATTCGCCAGCACTACCTTGAACTACCCCCGACACATAGGCTAATTCGCGAGCGCTAAGTTTGTATAGGATTAAAAAAAACAGCAAGTCCACAGTCAACGTAAAGGCCAAGTTGTCTCTCTATTCTATTTTATATTACAACGCACAATCAGTGGAATGTCCAACTGAGCAAAAGGAGAGACTATCTCTGCATCTGCACAAGCTTCTTCCAAAATTTCCCTGGAGGCTCCCTCTGCTGCAGACTCTCCGACCTCCAAATAACCAGCAGGAAGAGTCATGTTGATGCAACATTGATTAGAATGATTAACCAGCACCAAATCACTAACTAACAATTGAATCCAACTTCACAGGTTGTTTCTTTTTTTTATGGTAAAGTTGTGCAAATATGAGGCTATTATTTGACTACAGAGTGGATGGGGATATTTTAACCTGGATCATATAAGTAAACTTAACGACAAGACAAACTCATGTTCATGGGTCTATGCAGTATGGATCTTCCAACCAGCTCATATCTTGTTCAAAAAAACCCAGCTCATATCAGTTACTCTGTGCATCTATATTGGCCACATTGAATAAAGAGAGAAAATAACAGGAGTCCTAGCCATCTTTCAGCACAGAAACAATGACGTCATGTATCATGTTCCTTTCATTTTCATAATAATTTTCGCAAAAAAATATTGTATAGCTTTTCAGGTTCATTTGGCATCAAATTGAGATCTGAGTTTATTTCTGCAAATCAGTCTGTACAGGTTCAGATTAGAGAAACAATTTGATTCAAATAATAGGCTTAGCTAAATCAGCTCATGTGAAGACGGTAGCCTACCCCAGAAGACACAACTGAATCAAACCAGTTATCAAACACTCTGCTAATGACATGAGAGAAATATGATTCCATTGCTAGTTTGGAAAGAAAGGTACAGCTTTAAGAAATTTACTGGAATAATTACGGCAACTGAACGGGCAAGATCCAAGACATGGTAAACAACATGTACCTTTACATTTCCAACTCCCATTTCACCAGGAGGCACTGATCCTCTACTATTGAAGTTGCCCGATTCCGACCGTTCCTACCGAAATCAGTAGAAATAACTAACATAAGACACTGCCCTTAAAAAAATGTAGCCTGGAAGTATTATTCACCAAATCAGTCAACAATACCGAATACTCACCGCTCTGCCCCTGGACCTCTGGAAGTCAACACACAATTCCTTCCCAGCTTCTCAAAGTCGATGTATGCAGAAGTCTGATCACGGGAGAATGCAACACCTTCAATCTTCGCAAACTTCTGAAATTCCTCCTGCAGCTCCTGCTTTGAAATTGCTGGACTAATTCCGCCAATCCATAAGTTCCTAACAGCTCTGGCCTGTACACAAACACCAACCATAAGAACACATGGTACTATTTATGTAACGACATAGAAGAAAACAATCCACCTCAGAACAAAAGAGCTAGCGACATAAACCGTGAAAACACACCTATGAAGATGCTCATCCTAACTCAAACTGAAACATACCAAATATAACAGGTAATGTATAGTTCTAGCAAATCACAAAATTATAATATTCTAACTGAAATGAAACCATAGTATAAGGGCTAGATATTGAACCACCATAGAAAGTTATAGACTAAAAACACCAAAAGGATCATCACGGCATATGTCTATTCGCACATCATAAATATGAATTGAGAAAATCACCCTACAGACAAGGACCAAAATCACCAATCTAACACACATAAACCCTAGTTTCCGCAAAACATCGCGGGGGTAACCAACTGCAGCCGaatcaggggggggggggggggggggccggaAGAGCACGAACGCGTAGCTGCGGGCGCCGGCGCGCGAGAGGGTGCAGTCGAGCGCGTTGTGCGGGGCGAAGGCCGCCATCACGTCGTCCTCGCCCGCGTGCGTGGGCAGGTTGCCCACCCAGAGCATGTTCGTCTCGTGGGCCGTGGCCCCGGCGGGGCGGCGCCGCCTCTGACTCCAGCGCCACCGGGGGATACCTTCGGGGGAGAGGCCGACGCCTCCGACGACATCGAGCCGCGGTTGGGGACTGGGAGGTCACCGGAACCCTGCGTTGGGATGGGGATGAGGACGGGCGGGGGCGGGGGCAGGGAGCGGAGCAGAGTTCTCGCAGCGGCAGGGGGGGTTGCGAAGTGGCGCGGCGGCGGAACCCAaggagaggcggcggcggtgggcggcAGCGAGGGGAGAACGGGGAGGGGGGATTTTGGGGTCTCTCGGGACTTCGGGAGCAAGTGTGGGTGCGGTGGGGGTGGGTCGTGGGTGGTAGGTGGGGGGCTGGAAGGGGTGGCATAGGCCCAATACCCCCGGCGAGTGTCAACTGATAACGCCGGCGGTAAATTTGGCCCAACTCGCTCACATCGGTGTAGTTTACTCCTGGCGAAAATAAATCATTCTCACCGGTGGTATTAAAGTTACCCCCGGCTTGTTTGGGCGAAATTGCCGGCGGTAATGGAAGGTTCATTTGGGTGCTCTCGGCCCAACTTACCCCCGGCGGTTTCAGTCTCGACTCGCTGGCGGTAAGGGGCCTATCCCGGCGACACCAAACCAGCTCGCCGGCGGTAATTTACCGCCGGCCATCTCGAAGCGGACTTGCCGCCGGTACTAAGTGCGGCGATAAGGTTATTGCTAGTAGTGCGTAGTCCCGTTAGTGGTGCGTTCATGCCGCCAAGGATTGTTTTCTAGAGCTGCCAAAGAATCTGGTAGCTTTCACCCGTGGAAAGACAGAAAATGTCAGACAAATATAAATATATAAAACGCCGCTAAAGTTTGACACGAAGTTGCTCTGAATTTTCTTGCAAACGTAGTGATCAAGGCGGTCGGAGTGTTATATATCCCAGAGAAATAAGTAGGTGACCGAAGCAAGCAAGCAAACACTGACGATGATGGCTGAGCCGGTGAAGCTCATCGGCTGCTTCGGCAGCCCAGTGGTGCACCGCGCCGAAGTGGCCCTGCGTCTGAAGGGGGTCCCCTACGAGCTCATCACTGAAGATCTCAACAACAAGAGCGAGCTGCTGCTGAGGCACAACCCCGTCCACCGGAAGGTGCCTGTGCTCCTCCATGGCGACCGGCCGGCCATCTGCGAGTCGCTCGTCATCGTCGAGTACGTCGACGAGGCCTTTGATGGGCCGCTCCTCATGCCGGCGGACCCTCTGGCTTGCGCCGCCGCCCGGTTCTGGGCCAGCTTCCTGGACAAAGAGGTGAACAGAGTAACTGACACACATATTGACAGATAGGTTCCACCAGAGTTTCATTTTTGTCACATGAACTTCTTAACGAACTTCCAATCTTCACTCGGCTTTGCTACACAAGCAGTGCAGGGAGTCCATGTGGATGTCGCTCTGGACGGACGGCGAGGCGCAGGCGGCGTCAGCGAGGGAGACCAAGGCGAACCTGACGCTGATCGAAAGCCAGCTGCCTGACGGGAAGAGGTTCTTTGGAGGCGACGCCATTGGCTACCTCGACATAGCTCTCGGCGCGATCGCGCACTGGATGGGAGTGTTTGAAGAGATGGCAGGGGTGCAGCTGCTCAACGAGGAGGAGCACCCCGCGCTGTGCCGGTGG
Coding sequences within it:
- the LOC127345762 gene encoding glutathione transferase GST 23-like; this translates as MMAEPVKLIGCFGSPVVHRAEVALRLKGVPYELITEDLNNKSELLLRHNPVHRKVPVLLHGDRPAICESLVIVEYVDEAFDGPLLMPADPLACAAARFWASFLDKECRESMWMSLWTDGEAQAASARETKANLTLIESQLPDGKRFFGGDAIGYLDIALGAIAHWMGVFEEMAGVQLLNEEEHPALCRWAREYTADEVVRQCLPDRDRVIAALMPRKELYISIANAMAAQR